ACTGCAAAAATTCTGAATTATTTCAGTGCGTTATTCACATTAGCGGAAATCAGGAAATTTTCTTTAGAAATTCATGTTTTGATAATTATTATTTACCTGAAATACAATACTTTACTTAAAGAGATATGAAAGTGATATTGGAGAAAGTGGTGTGAAGGAAGTGGGCGCTACAGGATTCGAACCTGTGACCTTCTGCTTGTAAGGCAGACGCTCTAAACCAACTGAGCTAAGCGCCCTGAAAACAATCTTTTTCGGTCGTATTACCTATCGTAATGACGCTGCAAAGATAGAATCCTTATTTGAATACCTGCTATCTGTTTAGCTAAATTTTTTATTTATCCTTACCTTATTCATTATCAATAGGCTACAATTTTAATTTCGATAAATTTATAGCCGGGAATTTCATCCTGCTTACCTGTGAAGCATACCGCTATGGTAGATTACTACAATATAAACATTATTTCCCTTTTATACTATTGTCGTGTATTTTTGAATGAAAATAAAAGTTTCTTTGAATGATAAATTATCAACAAAAGAAGTACTGGAAACTAATTTTACTGAATTTTGCCATACTTATTTCCATTGGATCGCTTGTTTATACCCGCTATTTGGTTGAAGACCTGAAAAAAGACCAGTACAAAACTGTTTCACTTCTGGCAGATGCCTATACAGAATTAATAAGCAGTTTTACTGATCCTGAAAGCGTTCACGACATTTCTTTTTTGTTTAGAATCATAATGTCGAACGAAAACATACCTGTTATACTGGCAGATACCAACGACAATATTCTTGAGTTCAGAAACCTTGATTCATCAATTGTTTTAAAAGATTCGACCTATCTGAAACGCCAGCTTGCAAGCATGAAAAAACAATATCCACCTATTCCGATTACCTTTTCGAATCATCAGGTTCAGCTCATCTATTATAAAAATTCAAAACTCATTACCCAACTTACAATTTATCCTTATGTTCAATTGTTTTTGGTCATTTTATTCGTTTTAGTTTCCTATTTTGCATTCAATTCATCCAGAAAATATGAGCAAAACAAGGTTTGGAGCGGGATGTCAAGAGAAACGGCCCATCAGCTTGGTACCCCTGTCTCATCGCTTATCGCACTCAAGGAAAACATTAAATTATCAGGAGGAGTTATTAGTGCCGAATTGCTGGATGAATTTGAAAAAGATACTAAACGTCTCGAATTAATCACCGACAGGTTTTCAAAAATCGGGTCTATCCCAAAACCTGAAATAAGGAATATTTATGAACTGATAACAGAATCTGTCAATTATCTTAAGCCAAGACTCTCAAAAAGAGTGAAAATAGTTTTTGAACCTGAAATCAATAAAGAAATCACTGCCCCTGTCATTCCTTCACTGTTTGACTGGGTCATTGAAAACTTATGTAAAAATGCCATCAATGCAATAGAAGGTAACGGGGAGATAAAAATCAACATTACTGAAAATCAGAAAAACGTATTCATTGATATCAGCGATACGGGAAAAGGAATTCCCAAATCAAAATTCCGCACAATTTTTAAAGCCGGCTATACAACAAGTCAGCGGGGATGGGGTTTGGGTCTTTCTTTAAGCAAACGCATCATTGAAATGTTTCACAAAGGAAAAATCTTCGTAAAGGATTCAGTGCTTGGCAAAGGAACAACCTTCAGGATTGTTTTACGAAAAAAGCCCTTCAGACCATTAAAATGATTAATGTCAGGTTGTTAAATATTGAACTTATCCTATATTTGCTCCCTTTTGTTTTTATTTTTGTGTTTCATTCAAAAAATACATCATGATGAAATTTACCCGCCTGTTTGATATCCTTGAATATCAGAAAAGTTATGACAAAGAGATTTCCATTTGTTCAAAAGTAAACGGGAAATGGACACCTGTTTCGTCATCCGATTACATTTTGCAAGCAAATTATTTCAGTTATGGTCTGCTTGCCCTTGGAATAAAGCGTGGCGATAAAATAGCCACTATCACCAACAGCCGTCCGGAATGGAACATTGCTGATATGGGAATCATGCAGATAGGTGCAATTCACATTCCTATTTATCCAAACATCACGGAAGAAGAATATGACTACATCCTTCGTC
The window above is part of the Sphingobacteriales bacterium genome. Proteins encoded here:
- a CDS encoding HAMP domain-containing histidine kinase, yielding MINYQQKKYWKLILLNFAILISIGSLVYTRYLVEDLKKDQYKTVSLLADAYTELISSFTDPESVHDISFLFRIIMSNENIPVILADTNDNILEFRNLDSSIVLKDSTYLKRQLASMKKQYPPIPITFSNHQVQLIYYKNSKLITQLTIYPYVQLFLVILFVLVSYFAFNSSRKYEQNKVWSGMSRETAHQLGTPVSSLIALKENIKLSGGVISAELLDEFEKDTKRLELITDRFSKIGSIPKPEIRNIYELITESVNYLKPRLSKRVKIVFEPEINKEITAPVIPSLFDWVIENLCKNAINAIEGNGEIKINITENQKNVFIDISDTGKGIPKSKFRTIFKAGYTTSQRGWGLGLSLSKRIIEMFHKGKIFVKDSVLGKGTTFRIVLRKKPFRPLK